In Neptuniibacter halophilus, the genomic stretch GATGCAGGGCTTTCGCCACCAGCTCCTTTCCGCTGCCGGACTGCCCCAGCAACAGCACCGAAATCTCACTCGGAGCTGCCCGCTGAATCAGTTCCAGCATGCGGTTAAATGCCGCTGAGGTGCCAACCAGACCACTGCCTTCAGCATGGGTTTCTGCAACCCGGACCTTATGCATAATTTCAAGGTAAAGCCGGGGTTTGCCGGGCTGTTGCGGCAGCGGCAGCATCTCTACGTCAACATGTTCACGGCCGTGGCAGGTGTTATGCAGATGCAGCACCCGCTGGCGTAATCCACTGCTGCGGCAGTTTAACAGGGGACAGGACTCCCCGGCCTGATCGCAGGGCCGGTCATACCCGTGGGAAACTTCATAGCAGTTACGGCCCACCGGCGAAGGGGCCTGCTGATAATGTTCCAGATAAGCCTGATTGGTCGCCAGAATCCGGTAACTGTCGGATAATACAGCGACCGGCTGATCGAAACTTTCAAGAATGGTATTGAGCTGATCCGGGCTCAACAGAGGATTGTCCACCTTGTCTCCTTGCCTCTCGGGCTGCATGATCCTGACAAGTTACCTGAAACTCAGCGACATCCCCGCCGGGGCCGGCAGCACAAACGTTAACGGCTGTGGGGATGAACAAAGCTATCCATCTGGCGCAGAATCTCGTCGACAGAGCCGGAACAGATCAGCATACGGTAGTAATCCGGGTGCAGGAACCCCTGATCCCGCGCTCCCGCCAGAAATGCCAGCAGCGGATCGTAGAACCCCTCGATATTGAGGAAAGCACAGGGTTTTCTGTGCTGGCCGATCTGTGACAGGGTGATCGCTTCAAAGATCTCATCCAGCGTGCCACTGCCGCCGGGCAGGGCAAGAAAGCCATCGCTGATCTCCAGCATCGTCGACTTTCTTTCTGCCATCGTATCGACCGGGATCAACTCGCTGAGGCCCGGATGGATCGGCTCCTGCCGTGTCAGATGTTCCGGCATCACCCCGATTACCCGCCCGCCTTCGGCCAGCGCTGCATCAGCAACCGTGCCCATCAGCCCATTTACGCTGCCACCAAATACCAGACCAAGACCAGCTCTGGCGAGGGCCTGCCCGGTCAATACGGCTGCCTGACGATAAACCGGATCATTACCCGGCTTTGCACCACAAAATACTGCGATGTTCTGCATCAACACAATTCGTGATTTAACTGATCCAGCACCCGGGCCACTTCAAGGCTGGCCTGTTCCATGCTGGCAAGATGCTGGGCAGCGGTTTTAATATCGCCCTGACGTGCAGCTTCGACCGCCGCAAGCCCTGAGCTGTGAACCCGTTCATGGGGTGCATTCAGGCTGTCAAAGCCTGGCAGATGGCTGTATTTTTCCCGGCCATCACCGACAAAATACCAGTTCCCCAGACGGCAGGAGGTGTGATCCGCCAGCGAACTCAGGCTGCCGAGATTGCCGGTCACAATCCCCTCATAAACACTGTTTTTCCAGTTAACGTGATCCAGCTTAACGGTCTCGATAAAGGTACTGGAAGCGCTGCGGTTAATGACCGCGCTCATCCGCCCGGACAGATCAACCACATCCCGTACACCGGCTTTAATCTGCTCCGCGGAGGCCACAACCTCGCTGCTCAGCAAGTCTACCTGTTCAATATCTTCCGAGGCCACTGCGGTCTGCTGGCTGATCTGGCCGACCAGATTGGCAATCTCATTACTGGCTTCACTGGCTTTACGTGCCAGATTACGTACCTCATCGGCCACCACCGCGAACCCCCGACCTGACTCACCGGCACGGGCAGCTTCAATCGCAGCGTTCAATGCCAGCAGGTTAGTCTGATCGGAGATATCACGAATCACACCTACAAACTTTTCAATCTGCTCCGATACGGTCAGCAGTCCTTTCACCTGCTGATTACCATCCTGAGAACGGGTCTGGATGACATGCACCCGCTCCAGAATGGTTTCTACCGCCTGGCGGGTTTCGTCGAATATAGACAGAGAGTTATCCAGACTGTGCTTTTCCTGATCCAGATTAGCTGCGGCAGCAGCGATGGTATCCCGTACCTGTGCCACCAGTTGCCCGCCCTGAACCCAGGCGGAGCAAAGTGCCTGCTGTTCAGCACTGTGATCATCCTGGCTGTTATCCTGCTCATAGCAACGAACGGTCAAAGCCTGATTTTCAGAAATCAATTGTTGATTCTGATCTTTCAACTGAGCAATCTCAGCTTCAAGGTCCTTAATTTGCAGGTTCAATTTCCCTGAAAAAAACATTCACCGATTCTCCCGATAACAGCTCTGAATAAGCGCCCATCATAGCTCCTCTAAACGCCCGTTTCATCCTCCTTAGAGACTAATCGGTCTGAACTTTGATCCACATCCCGGTTTCCCCGGATGCGCGGCCGCGTTTTCGCTCATGCCACTATCCTCCATCCGCAATCTACCCTAAAATCGTCAGGCGAAGGTTTTCAGGATAAGGATTAACGATGGCTAAGATTACGCTGAGCGAAGATCAGTACCGCACTCTGGTTAAAGATTTTTTTGCCAAGCGCTCTGCACGCAGACTATTGACCCGGACAGAGTGTATCGCCATTGCCGGGCGGCTGAATGAAAAAGTCACCCTGCCATTTCTGAGTGAACAGAAAGAGCACGCTGTACTGGTTAAAATCGTGCTTAAGCTGGATCATTACCTCTACGAAAATCTGCCAAATGAGATCTACGAACTGATCCATAATCTGGATGAGGGCTTCGACGACAGTGAAGCGGCCCAGTTAGCCGCGCGCCTCAGTCAGCAGGCCCATAGTGAAATTAACCTGCCCTTCCTCACCAGCCATGTGGAGTATTACTCGATCGCCTTTATTCTCAGCCTGCTGATCAATGCCATGCGAGAGGGCTCAGATATCAAACACGCGATTGAAGTGACTAAGCATCCACGGATGATGTGTGACGATTTCCCGTTTCCGGATCTGATCTGATACGGCCCCTTACCCCGGTTCCGGCTTACAGAAACTCAGAGTCACCTGCCCGAGCGTCAGCCCCCATTTGCTGACGCGGGCCCGGTTCAGCAGTATCTGATCGGGCATCAGCAGCATCTGATCATCAAATTTCACCCGCAGCTTATGCTGGCCCAGCGGGAGATCGAAACGGTAATGCCAGCGCAGATGGTTTTCCCGGATCAGCCCTGAAGCCTCGCCGACCACCCCCTCGGCACGCCCCCGATAAATCCCTTCGCCCTGCTGACGTATCCGCCAGACCCGGAGCTCTTTGTTCCCGTCGTCATAGAGAAAATGCTCCTCAAGCACCAGCTCAGGCCCTTCAACCCGGCCCTGAATATCCACAGTAAAGCTGCGCCGAATGCGCCCGAAGCGATCTTCAAACAGGCCATAGGCCCGGGTCTGACCGCTGAAATAGGTGAATAGATCCAGTGCCTGGGTCTGCATTGTCTGGTCCTGTTCCGGTATAAATTCACTACTCTGATACAACAATTGAGAGTACGACTTACACCTTCTGTCAGATCACAACTAATCTGAATTGAGTATTCCCGCGTAACAAGGCTGTAACCGCGTAGTCATTTGCCGCTTAAAGCCAGAATAAGGATACCCTGTATGATCTCTGCCGAAGCGATCGCCGTCCGCGACCAACTGATCGAAAAAGGGCTGGAAACTCCCAGCATTGATAATGGCATCTCTCAGGAGC encodes the following:
- a CDS encoding TIGR00730 family Rossman fold protein, with protein sequence MQNIAVFCGAKPGNDPVYRQAAVLTGQALARAGLGLVFGGSVNGLMGTVADAALAEGGRVIGVMPEHLTRQEPIHPGLSELIPVDTMAERKSTMLEISDGFLALPGGSGTLDEIFEAITLSQIGQHRKPCAFLNIEGFYDPLLAFLAGARDQGFLHPDYYRMLICSGSVDEILRQMDSFVHPHSR
- a CDS encoding methyl-accepting chemotaxis protein; this translates as MFFSGKLNLQIKDLEAEIAQLKDQNQQLISENQALTVRCYEQDNSQDDHSAEQQALCSAWVQGGQLVAQVRDTIAAAAANLDQEKHSLDNSLSIFDETRQAVETILERVHVIQTRSQDGNQQVKGLLTVSEQIEKFVGVIRDISDQTNLLALNAAIEAARAGESGRGFAVVADEVRNLARKASEASNEIANLVGQISQQTAVASEDIEQVDLLSSEVVASAEQIKAGVRDVVDLSGRMSAVINRSASSTFIETVKLDHVNWKNSVYEGIVTGNLGSLSSLADHTSCRLGNWYFVGDGREKYSHLPGFDSLNAPHERVHSSGLAAVEAARQGDIKTAAQHLASMEQASLEVARVLDQLNHELC
- a CDS encoding DUF3833 family protein, whose product is MQTQALDLFTYFSGQTRAYGLFEDRFGRIRRSFTVDIQGRVEGPELVLEEHFLYDDGNKELRVWRIRQQGEGIYRGRAEGVVGEASGLIRENHLRWHYRFDLPLGQHKLRVKFDDQMLLMPDQILLNRARVSKWGLTLGQVTLSFCKPEPG